A single genomic interval of Gopherus evgoodei ecotype Sinaloan lineage chromosome 11, rGopEvg1_v1.p, whole genome shotgun sequence harbors:
- the LOC115659460 gene encoding endogenous retrovirus group K member 9 Gag polyprotein-like — protein sequence MATGDSPLLGEWEGELPALYPVNYSLNEARETVATHSPLPFKVIYELNNGIRQSGIKSTYAEGLVEAIGTIYTMIPTDWKHLFRMILSPAQYCVWDSEFRAAAVACSSAANIPDQIYGSGQFAEVEAQIVLPKESFQRTALCVMRAFRRVPATGKPLSSFTSIRQGSSEPFHQFVDRLKEAIARQIDNPEAQEELIRRLSAEQANADCRRILQAVIHRAQYSLADMIQACAEVGTQTHAMALLAGALRTGNKPLGNCFNCNKPGHFRRECRAPGGGASRERGQPPGGGGGTRPNKKCPKCNKGFHWANQCRSTPSGNSQSGSPRAPV from the coding sequence ATGGCGACAGGAGATTCCCCCTTGTtgggggaatgggagggagaacTCCCAGCCCTTTATCCAGTTAATTATAGCTTAAACGAGGCCAGGGAAACCGTTGCTACACATAGCCCATTGCCATTCAAAGTTATTTACGAACTAAATAACGGGATCCGCCAATCCGGCATTAAGTCCACTTATGCGGAGGGTCTCGTTGAGGCAATAGGCACAATTTATACCATGATACCGACAGACTGGAAACACCTGTTCCGAATGATCTTATCTCCCGCCCAATATTGTGTGTGGGACAGTGAGTTCCGGGCTGCAGCAGTGGCCTGCTCCTCTGCGGCAAACATTCCTGACCAAATTTATGGGTCGGGACAGTTTGCAGAGGTGGAGGCACAAATAGTACTCCCAAAAGAATCCTTCCAACGCACCGCACTCTGCGTCATGCGAGCGTTTCGTCGCGTCCCCGCGACTGGCAAGCCCTTGTCGTCATTTACCAGCATTAGGCAAGGGTCTTCTGAGCCATTCCACCAGTTTGTAGATAGATTAAAAGAAGCCATTGCCCGACAAATTGAtaacccagaagcccaagaagaGCTCATTCGTCGGCTGTCGGCAGAGCAGGCTAATGCCGATTGTCGCCGCATTCTCCAAGCAGTCATTCACCGCGCGCAGTACTCTTTGGCGGACATGATCCAGGCTTGTGCCGAGGTGGGAACACAAACCCACGCCATGGCATTGCTTGCCGGAGCCTTGCGCACCGGCAACAAACCTCTGggcaattgttttaattgcaaCAAGCCAGGCCATTTTCGCCGAGAGTGCCGGGCGCCGGGGGGAGGAGCTAGCCGCGAGCGGGGACAACcaccaggaggagggggtggaacccgCCCGAACAAAAAATGCCCCAAGTGTAACAAAGGCTTCCATTGGGCTAATCAGTGCCGCTCTACCCCCTCGGGAAACTCCCAGTCGGGCTCCCCTCGGGCCCCGGTCTAA
- the LOC115659461 gene encoding zinc finger protein 3-like, which yields MFGDCGNSFPGSSAHITQQTIHMEEKRYRCAECGKSFSQSTTLINHQRLHTGEKPYMCPMCGLSFVQLSQVIRHQRIHTGEKPYTCVTCGKSFSDKSHFNQHQKIHTGEKPYTCLTCGKSFRYSSALTTHQRKHTGEKPYKCPECQKTFSDSSIFSRHRRVHTGEKPFKCCDCGKSFGESSDLLVHQRVHTGEKPYKCLECGTSFRVPSALIVHQRVHTGERPYKCLTCGKTYRCSSHLTKHQRIHTGKTSLKCPD from the coding sequence ATGTTTGGTGACTGTGGGAATAGCTTCCCTGGGAGTTCAGCCCATATTACTCAGCAGACAATCCACATGGAAGAAAAACGCTATAGAtgtgctgagtgtgggaaaagcttctctcAGAGTACGACGCTCATTAACCATCAAAgactccacacaggagagaagccctataTGTGCCCCATGTGTGGGCTCAGCTTTGTTCAGCTCTCACAAGTTATTAgacaccagagaatccacacgggagaaaAGCCCTATACGTGCGTGacctgtgggaaaagcttcagtgatAAATCACATTTCAATCAACACCAGaagatccacacaggagaaaaacCCTATACATGTCTGacctgtgggaaaagcttccgaTACAGTTCAGCTCTTACCACACATCAGAGAAAacacactggagagaaaccttATAAATGCCCTGAGTGCCAAAAAACATTCAGTGACAGTTCAATCTTTAGCAGGCATCGGCGGgtacacacaggagagaaacccttcAAATGCTGTGATTGTGGGAAAAGCTTTGGCGAGAGCTCAGACCTTCTTGTACACCAGAGAgtacacacaggagagaaaccctataaatgtcTGGAGTGTGGGACAAGTTTCCGAGTACCATCAGCACTTATTGTACACCAGAGAGTGCACACGGGAGAGAGGCCCTATAAGTGCCTAACCTGTGGGAAAACATACCGGTGTAGCTCACACCTtactaaacatcagagaatccacactggcaagacatCCTTGAAGTGCCCTGACTAG